From Asterias rubens chromosome 6, eAstRub1.3, whole genome shotgun sequence, one genomic window encodes:
- the LOC117291807 gene encoding ubiquitin carboxyl-terminal hydrolase 37-like: protein MNAILQSLFCLECFTADMQNQDIIPLMQKSSLYCHSNPIGSIQTALEQFFREEGIEYACGECDCKQAIVTHKFTKLPRVIIIHLKRYKFDADAFQYSKLRRRILIPRYLSVHYHCTKETQSPTSLPKSLVNGTSSPRPQQLNAERTQRLSLTAPSTRESNWSASVLRPLRPQGRG from the exons ATGAACGCCATTCTCCAGTCGCTATTCTGTCTGGAATGCTTCACTGCAGACATGCAGAATCAAGACATCATTCCACTCATGCAGAAATCAAGTCTCTACTG TCATTCTAACCCGATCGGGTCGATCCAGACGGCGCTGGAGCAGTTCTTCAGAGAGGAGGGTATAGAGTATGCCTGCGGAGAATGTGACTGCAAGCAGGCTATAGTCACGCATAAGTTCACTAAGCTACCAAG GGTAATTATCATTCATCTTAAGCGCTACAAATTTGACGCTGACGCCTTCCAGTACTCCAAGCTCCGTCGTCGCATCCTCATACCCAGGTACTTGTCCGTCCACTACCACTGCACCAAGGAAACCCAGAGTCCAACCTCTCTCCCAAAGTCATTAGTCAACGGGACGTCATCTCCAAGGCCACAACAACTCAATGCCGAGAGAACTCAAAGGTTGTCCCTCACAGCCCCGTCGACGAGGGAATCTAATTGGTCCGCTTCAGTTTTACGCCCACTGCGCCCTCAAGGAAGAGGCTGA